In Nothobranchius furzeri strain GRZ-AD chromosome 18, NfurGRZ-RIMD1, whole genome shotgun sequence, a single genomic region encodes these proteins:
- the LOC107391706 gene encoding ovarian cancer G-protein coupled receptor 1, with product MSNMSEKDVINCTISHEIHQYVFSCVYILVLLVGVPSNLYSLYHAVLQLKQRNELGVYLLNLTVSDLLYLASLPLWLQYIFQGDDWRHREWLCQLCGFLLYENIYISIGFLCCISLDRYLAVVHPLRFNALRSMKAAWLASAIVWIKEIAVGVVFFRHKELSTDRTNQSVCFEHYPMRPWEYDINYYRFIVGFLFPLAILLISYLCVLRAVGRSAGTQPDQKTRIRQLVSSTILIFLVCFSPYHIFLLVRTLLERDCAFIEGIFNYYHLSLMLTTLNCVADPALYCFVSESARRGLYRAVVRPIARLLCCCRRRGNASPTNPATDSHEVVTDENNGQPTVTLLTHVSTRNNMKTDVSPVPQTDDKTVIPLTVWNDTNTPEKHRDRKSGCLITDDKKKATERTEENNKNSC from the exons ATGTCCAACATGTCTGAAAAGGATGTGATCAACTGCACCATCAGCCATGAGATCCACCAGTACGTCTTCTCCTGCGTCTACATCCTGGTCCTGCTG GTTGGTGTTCCCTCCAACCTGTACTCGCTCTACCACGCCGTCCTACAGCTGAAGCAGAGGAACGAGCTGGGCGTTTATCTGCTCAACCTCACCGTGTCCGACCTGCTCTACCTGGCCTCCTTACCCCTCTGGCTTCAGTACATCTTCCAG GGAGATGACTGGCGCCATAGGGAATGGCTGTGCCAGCTATGTGGTTTCCTTCTCTACGAGAACATTTACATCAGTATCGGCTTTCTGTGCTGCATCAGCTTGGATCGGTACCTGGCGGTCGTCCATCCTCTCAG GTTTAACGCGCTACGCTCCATGAAGGCAGCATGGCTCGCCAGCGCCATCGTCTGGATCAAGGAGATCGCAGTGGGCGTGGTTTTCTTTCGTCACAAAGAGCTGAGCACAGATCGGACCAACCAGTCGGTGTGCTTCGAGCACTACCCCATGCGGCCGTGGGAATATGACATCAACTACTACCGCTTCATCGTGGGCTTCCTGTTCCCGCTGGCCATCCTGTTG ATCAGCTACCTGTGCGTCCTCCGAGCGGTGGGTCGGAGCGCGGGAACCCAACCGGATCAGAAGACGAGGATCAGACAGCTGGTCAGCAGCACCATTCTCATCTTCCTGGTGTGTTTCTCTCCGTATCACATCTTCCTGTTGGTCCGGACGCTGCTGGAGCGGGACTGTGCCTTCATAGAAG GTATATTTAACTACTATCACCTGTCACTGATGCTGACCACCCTGAACTGCGTGGCTGACCCAGCGCTCTACTGCTTCGTCAGCGAGAGCGCGCGCCGTGGCCTCTACCGGGCCGTTGTCCGGCCCATTGCTAGGTTACTCTGTTGCTGCCGTCGTCGCGGCAACGCAAGTCCCACAAACCCAGCCACCGACTCCCACGAGGTGGTGACAGATGAGAACAACGGCCAGCCGACGGTGACGCTGCTCACGCATGTCAGCACACGCAACAACATGAAAACCGACGTGAGTCCGGTCCCACAGACTGACGATAAAACCGTCATTCCGCTAACGGTCTGGAATGACACAAACACACCGGAAAAACACAGAGACCGGAAGTCCGGCTGTTTGATCACCGATGACAAGAAAAAAGCAACAGAAAGGACAGAAGAGAACAACAAAAACTCCTGCTGA